Proteins encoded within one genomic window of Brassica rapa cultivar Chiifu-401-42 chromosome A09, CAAS_Brap_v3.01, whole genome shotgun sequence:
- the LOC103842562 gene encoding synaptotagmin-1, with protein sequence MGFFSTILGLCGFGIGISMGLVIGYFLFVYLQPNDVKDPQIQSIADQDPKSMLRMLPEIPLWVKNPDFDRVDWINKFLEYMWPYLDKAICKTARNIAKPIIEEQIPKYKIDSVDFETLTLGSLPPTFQGMKVYLTDEKELIMEPCLKWAANPNVLVAIKAFGLKATVQVLDLQVFAQPRITLKPLVPSFPCFASIYVSLMEKPHVDFGLKLGGADLMSIPGLYRFVQEQIKDQVANMYLWPKTLVVPILDPAKAFRRPVGIVHVKVVRAVGLRKKDMMGGADPYVKIKLSEDKIPSKKTTVKHKNLNPEWNEEHKFSVRDPQTQVLEFSVYDWEQVGKHDKMGMNVLPLKEMVPNEHKSFTLELRKTMEGAEEGVQPDKDRGKLEVELLYKPFTEEEMPKGFEESQSVQKAPEGTPAGGGVLAVIVHSAEDVEGKHHTNPYVRIYFKGEERKTKHVKKNRDPRWEEEFTFMLEEPPVREKLHVEVLSTSSRIGLLHPKETLGYVDIPVVDVVNNKRMNQKFHLIDSKNGKIQIELEWRTTS encoded by the exons ATGGGGTTCTTCAGCACAATTCTAGGGTTATGCGGATTTGGGATAGGGATATCGATGGGACTCGTCATCGGATACTTCCTCTTCGTCTACCTCCAGCCCAACGACGTCAAG GATCCTCAAATCCAATCGATAGCAGACCAAGACCCCAAATCCATGCTCCGTATGCTTCCCGAGATCCCCCTCTGGGTCAAGAACCCCGACTTCGACCGC GTTGACTGGATTAACAAATTCCTCGAGTACATGTGGCCTTACCTCGACAAGGCCATCTGCAAGACCGCCAGGAACATTGCCAAGCCCATCATCGAGGAGCAGATTCCCAAGTACAAGATCGACTCTGTTGATTTCGAGACTCTCACTCTCGGCTCCTTGCCTCCTACTTTCCAAGGGATGAAGGTTTACCTCACCGACGAGAAGGAGCTGATTATGGAGCCTTGCTTGAAATGGGCTGCTAATCCTAACGTCTTGGTCGCTATCAAAGCTTTCGGCCTCAAGGCTACCGTTCAGGTCCTTGATCTGCAGGTTTTTGCACAGCCTCGTATCACTCTCAAGCCATTGGTTCCGAGCTTTCCTTGTTTTGCCAGTATCTATGTCTCTCTTATGGAAAAG CCACATGTTGATTTTGGGCTGAAGCTTGGTGGAGCTGATCTTATGTCTATCCCTGGCCTCTACAGATTTGTCCAG GAGCAAATCAAGGATCAAGTTGCGAACATGTATCTCTGGCCTAAGACCCTTGTAGTTCCGATCCTTGACCCTGCCAA AGCGTTTAGAAGGCCGGTTGGAATCGTCCATGTGAAGGTCGTGAGGGCTGTTGGGCTGAGGAAGAAAGATATGATGGGTGGGGCAGACCCATACGTGAAGATCAAGCTCTCTGAAGACAAGATTCCGTCTAAGAAGACCACTGTCAAACACAAGAATTTGAACCCTGAATGGAACGAGGAACACAAATTCTCAGTCAGAGATCCCCAGACTCAGGTCCTCGAGTTCAGTGTGTATGACTGGGAACAG GTTGGAAAGCACGATAAGATGGGTATGAATGTACTACCGCTGAAAGAAATGGTGCCTAACGAACACAAAAGCTTCACCTTGGAACTGCGTAAGACTATGGAGGGGGCTGAAGAAGGAGTGCAGCCTGACAAGGATAGGGGGAAGCTGGAGGTTGAGCTCTTGTATAAGCCATTCACAGAGGAAGAAATGCCAAAGGGCTTCGAAGAATCGCAATCAGTGCAGAAGGCTCCAGAAGGCACACCGGCTGGTGGAGGAGTGCTTGCGGTGATAGTGCATTCGGCTGAAGACGTTGAAGGCAAGCACCATACCAACCCTTACGTGCGTATCTATTTCAAAGGAGAGGAGAGGAAAACCAAGCACGTGAAGAAGAACAGAGACCCGAGGTGGGAGGAGGAGTTCACCTTCATGCTCGAGGAGCCTCCGGTGCGCGAGAAGCTCCACGTGGAAGTACTGAGCACCTCTTCAAGGATAGGTCTCTTGCATCCCAAG GAAACACTGGGGTACGTGGACATTCCGGTGGTGGACGTGGTGAACAACAAAAGGATGAACCAAAAGTTTCACCTTATCGATTCCAAGAACGGAAAGATCCAAATCGAGCTTGAGTGGCGAACCACCTCTTAG